One genomic window of Cheilinus undulatus linkage group 7, ASM1832078v1, whole genome shotgun sequence includes the following:
- the LOC121511850 gene encoding afadin- and alpha-actinin-binding protein-like isoform X1: MPESSLEVKDTGTGSVECRASPLRQFSQSLLPLHRSTHMLSSFCTEHNVQECLSHINQEVSSLGLPPVWTESDSSSEMNVVAVLNCMYDLIQLHRRGLRTLENMEIEQLKSSSNVDYLQLTSTRLKEQLEQCKRENTTLLERERQLQMKMKSLQNCLKNEKEEVQKLQNIIASRASQYNHEMKRKEREFNKLKERLNQLLVDKKEKKQAIDVLNNIGRADGKRSLWKTEKTEAKHEGEMYKTLLSDYDARQKELLLENAELNKVLQHMKKDMVTILRAKKSTAKSDEHQEESLQADSEEDEEVFDSSKESVDQYCVHAREKLTHSIRLQWRRLKSHMERLDSQASLVQMGDIKSTDAVSRETHEEEMERLKEEIQQCKEFIQTQQQLLHQQLSSPCDEEAASLLSDCFMLQEKERLREEWETLEEQRKIFEKERKNFTEAAIRLSHERKAFEDDRAMWLKHQFLNMSPFSESKKAPMSKSKSAYVLSETKVSAASAQRKLIKCPSESSSPSSRFVPHKSKSTADLYHTLCLIPENSSTKAKRKTERIAESSIFLNGSAGVQFKKRNESED; encoded by the exons ATGCCAGAGTCCTCCCTGG AAGTCAAGGACACTGGCACCGGCTCCGTTGAATGTAGAGCATCCCCCTTGAGGCAGTTTAGCCAATCATTGCTGCCACTGCACAGAAGCACTCACATGCTCAGTTCCTTCTGCACAGAGCACAACGTACAAGAATGTCTATCGCACATCAATCAG GAGGTGTCATCACTTGGCCTGCCTCCAGTTTGGACAGAGTcagacagcagctcagagaTGAATGTTGTGGCGGTGCTAAACTGCATGTATGACCTGATTCAGTTACATCGCAGAGGCCTCAGAACTCTGGAAAACATGGAAATAGAACAGCTGAAGTCCAGCAGCAATGTGGACTACCTACAGCTCACCAGCACCAGACTAAAA GAGCAGCTTGAACAAtgcaaaagagaaaacacaacGTTACTTGAAAGAGAACGACAGCTGCAGATGAAAATGAAGAGTTTACAAAACTgcctgaaaaatgaaaaagaagag GTCCAAAAACTTCAGAACATAATTGCAAGTCGTGCCAGCCAGTACAATCACGAGATGAAAAGGAAAGAACGAGAATTTAACAAATTGAAGGAGCGTTTGAACCAACTTCTGGTTgacaaaaaggagaagaaacaaG CTATTGATGTGTTAAACAACATTGGAAGAGCTGATGGGAAGAGAAGTCTGTGGAAAACTGAAAAGACAGAAGCAAA GCATGAAGGGGAGATGTATAAGACTTTGCTGAGTGACTATGATGCCCGACAAAAGGAACTGCTGCTGGAAAATGCAGAGTTAAACAAAGTTCTGCAGCACATGAAAAAAGACATGGTGACAATTctcagagcaaaaaaatcaacagcaaAAAGTGATGAGCATCAGGAAGAAAGCTTACAG GCTGACTctgaggaggatgaggaagtGTTTGATTCCAGTAAAGAAAGTGTTGACCAATATTGTGTTCACGCCCGGGAGAAGCTGACTCACAGTATTCGCCTCCAGTGGAGAAGACTTAAAAGTCACATGGAGAGACTGGACAGTCAAG CATCTCTGGTTCAGATGGGTGACATTAAAAGCACGGATGCTGTTTCTCGGGAGACACATgaagaggagatggagagacttAAGGAAGAGATTCAGCAGTGCAAAGAATTCAttcaaacacaacagcagcttCTGCAT cagcagctgagcTCTCCTTGTGATGAGGAGGCTGCATCTCTGCTGAGCGACTGCTTCATGCTGCAGGAGAAAGAGCGTCTCAGGGAGGAGTGGGAGACTCTTGAGGAACAAAGGAAAATCtttgagaaggagagaaaaaactTCACTGAAGCAGCCATAAGACTTAGCCATGAG AGGAAGGCCTTCGAGGATGATCGAGCAATGTGGCTCAAACACCAGTTTTTAAACATGAGTCCATTTTCTGAGTCAAAAAAAGCCCCGATGTCAAAGTCTAAAAGTGCCTATGTACTAT ctgaAACAAAGGTGAGTGCAGCGTCAGCTCAAAGGAAGCTCATAAAATGCCCGTCTGAATCATCCTCCCCCTCGTCTAGATTTGTTCCTCACAAATCAAAATCCACGGCTGACCTGTATCACACACTCTGCCTTATTCCTGAAAACAG TTCAACcaaagcaaagagaaagactgaACGCATCGCAGAATCAAGCATCTTTTTGAATGGAAGTGCTGGGGTCCAGTTTAAAAAGCGGAACGAAAGTGAAGACTAG
- the LOC121511850 gene encoding afadin- and alpha-actinin-binding protein-like isoform X3: MPESSLEVKDTGTGSVECRASPLRQFSQSLLPLHRSTHMLSSFCTEHNVQECLSHINQEVSSLGLPPVWTESDSSSEMNVVAVLNCMYDLIQLHRRGLRTLENMEIEQLKSSSNVDYLQLTSTRLKEQLEQCKRENTTLLERERQLQMKMKSLQNCLKNEKEEVQKLQNIIASRASQYNHEMKRKEREFNKLKERLNQLLVDKKEKKQAIDVLNNIGRADGKRSLWKTEKTEAKHEGEMYKTLLSDYDARQKELLLENAELNKVLQHMKKDMVTILRAKKSTAKSDEHQEESLQADSEEDEEVFDSSKESVDQYCVHAREKLTHSIRLQWRRLKSHMERLDSQASLVQMGDIKSTDAVSRETHEEEMERLKEEIQQCKEFIQTQQQLLHQLSSPCDEEAASLLSDCFMLQEKERLREEWETLEEQRKIFEKERKNFTEAAIRLSHERKAFEDDRAMWLKHQFLNMSPFSESKKAPMSKSKSAYVLSETKVSAASAQRKLIKCPSESSSPSSRFVPHKSKSTADLYHTLCLIPENSSTKAKRKTERIAESSIFLNGSAGVQFKKRNESED; encoded by the exons ATGCCAGAGTCCTCCCTGG AAGTCAAGGACACTGGCACCGGCTCCGTTGAATGTAGAGCATCCCCCTTGAGGCAGTTTAGCCAATCATTGCTGCCACTGCACAGAAGCACTCACATGCTCAGTTCCTTCTGCACAGAGCACAACGTACAAGAATGTCTATCGCACATCAATCAG GAGGTGTCATCACTTGGCCTGCCTCCAGTTTGGACAGAGTcagacagcagctcagagaTGAATGTTGTGGCGGTGCTAAACTGCATGTATGACCTGATTCAGTTACATCGCAGAGGCCTCAGAACTCTGGAAAACATGGAAATAGAACAGCTGAAGTCCAGCAGCAATGTGGACTACCTACAGCTCACCAGCACCAGACTAAAA GAGCAGCTTGAACAAtgcaaaagagaaaacacaacGTTACTTGAAAGAGAACGACAGCTGCAGATGAAAATGAAGAGTTTACAAAACTgcctgaaaaatgaaaaagaagag GTCCAAAAACTTCAGAACATAATTGCAAGTCGTGCCAGCCAGTACAATCACGAGATGAAAAGGAAAGAACGAGAATTTAACAAATTGAAGGAGCGTTTGAACCAACTTCTGGTTgacaaaaaggagaagaaacaaG CTATTGATGTGTTAAACAACATTGGAAGAGCTGATGGGAAGAGAAGTCTGTGGAAAACTGAAAAGACAGAAGCAAA GCATGAAGGGGAGATGTATAAGACTTTGCTGAGTGACTATGATGCCCGACAAAAGGAACTGCTGCTGGAAAATGCAGAGTTAAACAAAGTTCTGCAGCACATGAAAAAAGACATGGTGACAATTctcagagcaaaaaaatcaacagcaaAAAGTGATGAGCATCAGGAAGAAAGCTTACAG GCTGACTctgaggaggatgaggaagtGTTTGATTCCAGTAAAGAAAGTGTTGACCAATATTGTGTTCACGCCCGGGAGAAGCTGACTCACAGTATTCGCCTCCAGTGGAGAAGACTTAAAAGTCACATGGAGAGACTGGACAGTCAAG CATCTCTGGTTCAGATGGGTGACATTAAAAGCACGGATGCTGTTTCTCGGGAGACACATgaagaggagatggagagacttAAGGAAGAGATTCAGCAGTGCAAAGAATTCAttcaaacacaacagcagcttCTGCAT cagctgagcTCTCCTTGTGATGAGGAGGCTGCATCTCTGCTGAGCGACTGCTTCATGCTGCAGGAGAAAGAGCGTCTCAGGGAGGAGTGGGAGACTCTTGAGGAACAAAGGAAAATCtttgagaaggagagaaaaaactTCACTGAAGCAGCCATAAGACTTAGCCATGAG AGGAAGGCCTTCGAGGATGATCGAGCAATGTGGCTCAAACACCAGTTTTTAAACATGAGTCCATTTTCTGAGTCAAAAAAAGCCCCGATGTCAAAGTCTAAAAGTGCCTATGTACTAT ctgaAACAAAGGTGAGTGCAGCGTCAGCTCAAAGGAAGCTCATAAAATGCCCGTCTGAATCATCCTCCCCCTCGTCTAGATTTGTTCCTCACAAATCAAAATCCACGGCTGACCTGTATCACACACTCTGCCTTATTCCTGAAAACAG TTCAACcaaagcaaagagaaagactgaACGCATCGCAGAATCAAGCATCTTTTTGAATGGAAGTGCTGGGGTCCAGTTTAAAAAGCGGAACGAAAGTGAAGACTAG
- the LOC121511850 gene encoding afadin- and alpha-actinin-binding protein-like isoform X2 has product MPESSLVKDTGTGSVECRASPLRQFSQSLLPLHRSTHMLSSFCTEHNVQECLSHINQEVSSLGLPPVWTESDSSSEMNVVAVLNCMYDLIQLHRRGLRTLENMEIEQLKSSSNVDYLQLTSTRLKEQLEQCKRENTTLLERERQLQMKMKSLQNCLKNEKEEVQKLQNIIASRASQYNHEMKRKEREFNKLKERLNQLLVDKKEKKQAIDVLNNIGRADGKRSLWKTEKTEAKHEGEMYKTLLSDYDARQKELLLENAELNKVLQHMKKDMVTILRAKKSTAKSDEHQEESLQADSEEDEEVFDSSKESVDQYCVHAREKLTHSIRLQWRRLKSHMERLDSQASLVQMGDIKSTDAVSRETHEEEMERLKEEIQQCKEFIQTQQQLLHQQLSSPCDEEAASLLSDCFMLQEKERLREEWETLEEQRKIFEKERKNFTEAAIRLSHERKAFEDDRAMWLKHQFLNMSPFSESKKAPMSKSKSAYVLSETKVSAASAQRKLIKCPSESSSPSSRFVPHKSKSTADLYHTLCLIPENSSTKAKRKTERIAESSIFLNGSAGVQFKKRNESED; this is encoded by the exons ATGCCAGAGTCCTCCCTGG TCAAGGACACTGGCACCGGCTCCGTTGAATGTAGAGCATCCCCCTTGAGGCAGTTTAGCCAATCATTGCTGCCACTGCACAGAAGCACTCACATGCTCAGTTCCTTCTGCACAGAGCACAACGTACAAGAATGTCTATCGCACATCAATCAG GAGGTGTCATCACTTGGCCTGCCTCCAGTTTGGACAGAGTcagacagcagctcagagaTGAATGTTGTGGCGGTGCTAAACTGCATGTATGACCTGATTCAGTTACATCGCAGAGGCCTCAGAACTCTGGAAAACATGGAAATAGAACAGCTGAAGTCCAGCAGCAATGTGGACTACCTACAGCTCACCAGCACCAGACTAAAA GAGCAGCTTGAACAAtgcaaaagagaaaacacaacGTTACTTGAAAGAGAACGACAGCTGCAGATGAAAATGAAGAGTTTACAAAACTgcctgaaaaatgaaaaagaagag GTCCAAAAACTTCAGAACATAATTGCAAGTCGTGCCAGCCAGTACAATCACGAGATGAAAAGGAAAGAACGAGAATTTAACAAATTGAAGGAGCGTTTGAACCAACTTCTGGTTgacaaaaaggagaagaaacaaG CTATTGATGTGTTAAACAACATTGGAAGAGCTGATGGGAAGAGAAGTCTGTGGAAAACTGAAAAGACAGAAGCAAA GCATGAAGGGGAGATGTATAAGACTTTGCTGAGTGACTATGATGCCCGACAAAAGGAACTGCTGCTGGAAAATGCAGAGTTAAACAAAGTTCTGCAGCACATGAAAAAAGACATGGTGACAATTctcagagcaaaaaaatcaacagcaaAAAGTGATGAGCATCAGGAAGAAAGCTTACAG GCTGACTctgaggaggatgaggaagtGTTTGATTCCAGTAAAGAAAGTGTTGACCAATATTGTGTTCACGCCCGGGAGAAGCTGACTCACAGTATTCGCCTCCAGTGGAGAAGACTTAAAAGTCACATGGAGAGACTGGACAGTCAAG CATCTCTGGTTCAGATGGGTGACATTAAAAGCACGGATGCTGTTTCTCGGGAGACACATgaagaggagatggagagacttAAGGAAGAGATTCAGCAGTGCAAAGAATTCAttcaaacacaacagcagcttCTGCAT cagcagctgagcTCTCCTTGTGATGAGGAGGCTGCATCTCTGCTGAGCGACTGCTTCATGCTGCAGGAGAAAGAGCGTCTCAGGGAGGAGTGGGAGACTCTTGAGGAACAAAGGAAAATCtttgagaaggagagaaaaaactTCACTGAAGCAGCCATAAGACTTAGCCATGAG AGGAAGGCCTTCGAGGATGATCGAGCAATGTGGCTCAAACACCAGTTTTTAAACATGAGTCCATTTTCTGAGTCAAAAAAAGCCCCGATGTCAAAGTCTAAAAGTGCCTATGTACTAT ctgaAACAAAGGTGAGTGCAGCGTCAGCTCAAAGGAAGCTCATAAAATGCCCGTCTGAATCATCCTCCCCCTCGTCTAGATTTGTTCCTCACAAATCAAAATCCACGGCTGACCTGTATCACACACTCTGCCTTATTCCTGAAAACAG TTCAACcaaagcaaagagaaagactgaACGCATCGCAGAATCAAGCATCTTTTTGAATGGAAGTGCTGGGGTCCAGTTTAAAAAGCGGAACGAAAGTGAAGACTAG